The genomic DNA TGCTGTTCGTCATGTTACGCTCAACGACGGTGCAGAAGCTTACGGCGCTGAAATTCTCCATCGTTTCGCTGGCCAGTTATTCGAAGGTAGTTCCCACGGTGGTTTCTGGCAGATTTTGATGATTATTGCCTAAAAATcgtgtgttcttttttgttaccAAACAGATCCTTAGCACATCATTCTCGTACTTTACGTTGCTGAAAGCTATCTACGAACCCAATGAGAAGAATGTGAAGTAAGCGTACCACCCGGCCACCACAACAAAACCATCCAACGTAGTCGAACTAGAGTCGAAACGgacgaaataaaaacagttTACCAAGCAAAATTAGTCGACCGCGCCACCATTTCTTCCAAGCATTTCCTGGCCGGTGCTTTATCATCATGTAAACGCCTCAACAAAAACATACACCTTCGTACATCGGTTCTTATTTAAAGAGATAatctttaaattttattctttCCTTAACGCTGATCCGAGCTCAGCCGTGTGGGATGTTATTAGTGTAAAGTAATCCTCATCGTCGGCCACCACCTGGCAGTTTCGGGGTTGCACTTTGTTTACACGCGCACATCCACTGCCGACTCCTTGCTTCCCTCCTGCTGTCCCCCTACACGCGCCCCCTGCGTCGCTAGTTCCGATCCTATTTGGCGACACAATTCACTCATACCAACAATCTAGAACTTCATACGGTGCGGGAACATGTTGGAGCGCAGCGAGAACATCGACTTCAGGTAGCGCACGATCAGCTTGCCGTCCTTGTGGCCCTTGATGGCTTTCAGCACCGCCGTATCCACCGCCTTCTGGTCAGCCTTACGCTGCTCGGTCGGCACGTACTTGAACTCCTTGCGGGCGAAAATGTCCCGCTCGACGCGCGTGTCCTTCTTCGGGTGAACGCGACGGAAGTACCGGTCGTTGATGTGCTCCGGCAGCTTCAGGTCCTTCAGCTTGATGCGCGTATCGGTGGCGATGACGTAGTTCTGGGCGATACGACGCATCGGGCAACCGTTCACCTGGAACGGGCCGGTCACGAGCAGCAGCCCGGTCTGGAGCACCTTCAGCAGCACCACACGCTTGCCCTTGTGACGGCCGGCCAGCAGGATCAGCACCTTGCCCGGTTTCAGCGACTTGCGGATGTTGCGCTTGTGGTTGcggaagcaggccttggtagTGGGCTTGCTCGGGAAACGCTTGGTCGGCAGATCGGCCTTGTTCTTACGGAGCAGCACGGTACGTTCACCACCGTTCTTGGCACCGCCAATCTTCTTCACAACAGTGACGggcttcttcgtcttcttctcgGCATCGGACGAGTACGGGAGGCGCGTTTTGATCATTTTACGCCGCACAATACGGTACATTCCGCTCGTGAGCAGGCTGGCCGGGTACTTGTTGACCTTCTGGACCTTTTTACGGTCCTTGCGGACCTTCTTGCCATCCTTGGCCGGCGCGGCGGCCTTTGTTTCGGTAGGGGCCATCCTGAAACACGTGTAAATAAGTGAAACACACTCCGGGAAAAGAACCTTTTGAGGTTAGTGGTTGAACAATCCGCCACCGTCGGTGTCGGGGGCGCTGTCGTTCGCTCGTGCAACGCAAACGTTCTTTTGACAGCCGACATAGGAAACGCGTGCCTGtcaggaaaatatttttctgcccgttttgtttcgcttttctcattgcgaatatttttttattcgtatcACAGCAAAATAATGTCTTTTTTATTATGCACATTGCTATTTTACTATCTAGTAGgtgtaaaattataaaaacatttttaacaaaCATTCCGAAAAACGCAGGCATTCCTCATTTGACAGTTCTACATGCGTTTCGCGCTTGATCTCTGCGTTTCCTATGTCGACTTTGATCGACCTCCGTTCACCATCCGTCAAatcgtctctctctcccttcacCCATCGCTCGCCTTCCCTTTACACCCCCTCTCATCCACACTCCAATCCGACCGATCTGACATCTTTCTTTTCTGCTTCTACCACGTTTTACACAAGTTGTGGTTCGGACAAAATGTATAACACCGTGTCGAAAAAACGCCGGGTAATTACGCCTTTTTGCCACAAATTTACGTACCAATCGAAGGATCAAGGTTCCGTGCAGTGAGCGATGCAGAAATATGGCTAATCGGTGCAATTTCACTACCATAAATCAACATTCAAAGTTTACCCTTGCTGGCGGCTGACGGAGATACCGAAAGCGAAGCCTGCtgcgttagtgtgtgtgtgtgcgcggggTGTGATGATGTGAAGGCTTCCGGTTGTAAATACATAGTGACTTTGGCCCCGGCATGGACATAACATCCGTCCCACTGCGCTGGAGCCCTGTGAACGTGAGGCAAAGTTCATTTCGTTGCAGTGTGGCTGAACCGTCAAGTCAGGAAATTGTTGTGATTAGCCATAACCTCTCTGTCGCTCGCTGCCGGAGCGCCAACATGAAACCGGCTGCTATGATCCGCACCTT from Anopheles stephensi strain Indian chromosome 2, UCI_ANSTEP_V1.0, whole genome shotgun sequence includes the following:
- the LOC118506610 gene encoding 60S ribosomal protein L6; the encoded protein is MAPTETKAAAPAKDGKKVRKDRKKVQKVNKYPASLLTSGMYRIVRRKMIKTRLPYSSDAEKKTKKPVTVVKKIGGAKNGGERTVLLRKNKADLPTKRFPSKPTTKACFRNHKRNIRKSLKPGKVLILLAGRHKGKRVVLLKVLQTGLLLVTGPFQVNGCPMRRIAQNYVIATDTRIKLKDLKLPEHINDRYFRRVHPKKDTRVERDIFARKEFKYVPTEQRKADQKAVDTAVLKAIKGHKDGKLIVRYLKSMFSLRSNMFPHRMKF